One window of Phycisphaeraceae bacterium genomic DNA carries:
- the truB gene encoding tRNA pseudouridine(55) synthase TruB gives MTNVSQHLPTPFGLLVVDKREGFTSMDVCAIIRARLRRGGAPKRIKVGHAGTLDPLATGVLVVLVGKATRAVGELMATEKEYSATVDLSRTSTSDDLGGEVSNVQIEAVPDRETVEHALEAFHGDIMQLPPQFSAMKVGGERAYKLAREGTHAPLAPRPVRIHAINMTSYHWPLAEIHVRCGKGVYIRSLARDLGKSLRCGGLLASLRRTRVGAYEIGMARTLDQLPQVLTQEHLAPLP, from the coding sequence ATGACCAACGTCTCGCAACATCTTCCAACCCCGTTCGGGCTTCTCGTCGTCGACAAGCGAGAAGGATTCACCTCGATGGACGTGTGCGCCATCATTCGGGCGCGGCTCCGGCGGGGCGGCGCACCCAAGCGCATCAAAGTCGGGCACGCGGGCACGCTCGATCCGCTGGCAACGGGTGTTCTGGTGGTGCTGGTCGGCAAGGCGACGCGCGCGGTCGGCGAACTGATGGCGACGGAGAAGGAATATTCGGCGACGGTGGACTTGTCGCGCACTTCGACGAGCGACGATCTCGGCGGTGAAGTGTCAAACGTGCAAATCGAGGCAGTTCCGGACCGCGAAACGGTCGAACACGCACTCGAGGCTTTTCACGGCGACATCATGCAGTTGCCACCGCAGTTCTCGGCGATGAAAGTGGGGGGAGAGCGGGCGTACAAGCTGGCGCGCGAAGGAACGCACGCGCCGCTCGCGCCGCGCCCCGTCCGGATTCACGCGATCAACATGACCTCGTACCACTGGCCGCTGGCAGAGATTCATGTCCGCTGCGGCAAGGGCGTGTACATTCGGAGTCTGGCACGGGACTTGGGAAAATCTCTCCGCTGCGGAGGGCTGCTCGCATCGCTGCGCCGGACGCGTGTCGGCGCGTACGAAATCGGGATGGCGCGCACGCTCGATCAGTTGCCGCAAGTCTTGACGCAGGAACACCTAGCGCCTCTCCCTTAG